The DNA sequence ctgcattaattaataatttaataaataattaattaattattaacattaaaaaaaaaaaaattcaaattaaacttCCGAGTgagtgaatttaattgaaaaattcaaaaaaaaatctgtaattGTActacttaacaaaaaaaaaaaatgataatgataaatgtgtaattaattataataattaatcatattgaacgtagcaacttttttttggtgtaaaaatttcacgatttaataattattaagaaataaataaaaaaaaaaattatgtatttttattacttttatttttaagtgacTTTTAGTTGGAAATTTCGAAATTcaatgaaatgtaattttttttgttttaatgtcAGTGGGGTAGAAAGTCGGGTAGTTGTGGGAGGgaattttgaagataatttggTGGACGAATTCGGGACAGAAGGTTGCGATAATTAGGGGCGATTGGGAATCGAATGAATCGGGGGTAACTATAATTATTcggaaaatgaattttaaaaaaacccgcGTGTTTTTGGGAATGGATGGGGATTTTCTTTTTCGGGGacatcatgaaaaataaaaaatgttggtattgtgatgggttattcctaACAGGAGTAAAATTACGGGCCACTTTTCATAAAAAGACATGGGCAGTCTTCCTCATTTATCCTTATATGTGTCATAAGACGAAAATAGATAtttcttaaaactttttagGGTTTCTTCGACTAGAGGACATtgtaatgaacaaaaaatgttgatgttATATGAAGTTATTCCTAAAGGGTGCAAAGTTACGGggtatttttcattaattgttaTCTTCATTTATGTTAATATACTCTCATATGAGCTGGActcaaagaataaatttttctcaggaCTTTTTTAGGTATTTCCTACTaaaggacatcataatgaacaaaaaacgttaatattgtgatgggttactactaacaggagcaaagttataGGCCACTTTCCATAAAAAGACATCAACATCTTGCCTAATTTTCCCTGTCCCTGACCTTATACTCGTCCTAGGtccaatataaaatttttctcaggaCTTTTTTGGGTTTTTCCTACTaaaggacatcataatgaacaaaaaacgttgatattgtgatgggttattccaaacaggagcaaagttataGGCCACTTTCCATAAAAAGACATCAACATCTTCCCTAATTTTCCCTGTCCCTGACCTTATACTCGTCCTAGGTCCAATATAGAATTTTTCTCAGAACTTTTTTAGGTATTTCCTACTaaaggacatcataatgaacaaaaaacgttgatattgtgatgggttattccaaacaggagcaaagttataGGCCACTTTCCATAAAAAGACATCAACATCTTCCCTAATTTTCCCTGTCCCTGACCTTATACTCGTCCTAGGTCCAATATAGAATTTTTCTCAGGACTTTTTTGGGTTTTTCCTACTaaaggacatcataatgaacaaaaaacgtttatattgtgatgggttattccaaacaggagcaaagttataGGCCACTTTCCATAAAAAGACATCAACATCTTCCCTAATTTTCCCTGTCCCTGACCTTATACTCGTCCTAGGtccaatataaaatttttctcaggaCTTTTTTGGGTTTTTCCTACTaaaggacatcataatgaacaaaaaacgtttatattgtgatgggttattccaaacaggagcaaagttataGGCCACTTTCCATAAAAAGACATCAACATCTTGCCTAATTTTCCCTGTCCCTGACCTTATACTCGTCCTAGGTccgatataaaatttttctcaggaCTTTTTCGGgtttttcctactagaggacatcataatgaacaaaaaacgtttatattgtgatgggttactactaacaggagcaaagttataGCCCACTTTCCATAAAAAGACATCAACATCTTCTCTAATTTTCCCTGTCCCTGACCTTATACTCATCCTAGGTccgatataaaatttttctcaggaCTTTTTCGGgtttttcctactagaggacaccataatgaacaaaaaacgtttatattgtAGTGAGTAATTCCCAACAGGAACAATGAATTCTTATACAAATCCATCTTTTCCTACATAAATTCCCATGAATTTCATTCGATTTCCAACAAACTTGACCATTTTCCAGCTCGCCCTGCCCAGGACCAGCCGGTCTAGGTCCAGAGCTTCCGGCTCAGGGATCCTactctggaaatttttttttttaacagcaaCCGCCATATTCTCAGAATTGACATCCATTGCCATCTATTTTTCCAAATTCAAACCCTATTAATTTCTAACGATGGTAAACATTTTCCAAGTGGTTCTGGGAAAATAAATCGaccaatgaaaaataataattaaggtTATGTATATTAATAGAAAGTTAAATGAcctaaaaataacttaaaaattaacataaacaaataaataatattaattatttatccaaagttttttttaattacaagtaaGTTGacaactttttgtttttttttaatttaatatccagagataaaaataaaatttatataatttgaatttttgtttctcttatagatttttttttattattttttttgtagtaaaaaaatataaaaaatgggaCAAACATTAAGTGAGCCTGTGACAACAAAACAATCGGCGTGTTGTCGAGACAAAAATTATCTAGTCGGCAGTTCATGTATGCAAGGATGGAGGGTCAAAATGGAAGATTGTCATGTTCATATTTTGTCACTACCTGATGATCCAGGTACTGCTTTTTTTGCGGTATATGACGGCCATggaggtaatttttttaaaatttatttaaaattttcacgttttttgatttttctgttacgaaaaaattttcggagaaGAATGGCgctaatttttgaatttttgaggTAATTACGCGtagaatgagtaccaacaaggCTATGGTCCGAACAAATGCCCGGTAGGTTGTCTGGtgaggaattaaaattttgaaaaatgaattatttgattttttgggAACAGGAAGTGGTTTggggtaaaatgagtaccaggGCCGGGTAGCTGATAAAATTGCGCGTAAAATGAGTACACACATGGCTATATTATGACAAAGAAGGTCGTGTGCGGTTTGTGCGCCAAGACGCACATGTGCActttagtttaaatatatcgatgtgggtatTTATTTGACGTAGAATTTTGTCGAGATTAAGCATATaatagttgtttttttttttttttttttgaaacaaatttttgaaaaaaattttcaaaaatttatttttggtttttgtaaaaattacttatatgaGTGTGTAGAGGAAGTGAAGAcgagtaaaatgagtacccacatggaTATATTTCCAGTTGaccataaatattaaatatatgactatatatatatatatgataaatatgacTTTATCGTACTAtaggcttgtgggtactcattttacgcGGAATCACGTTAACTTTCAGACAAACAAActcattttcaatattaattatcatgacacaatttattcaaatttcattcatttttataattaaatttcacgaTACAAAGTTACGCCTCAAGTTACTTGCGGTCTTGTGGtgatattttttcttgtaaagATTTCAGggcattgttaataaattccTTGAGGAAATCTTCTgcctgttaaaaataataaataaataaaagaaaataaaaaaataaaaataatacgtaCAGCTTCTGGtgtgtatttaataatatctGAGATAGCATCaacaatttcttttattaacttAAGTAATCCATCATATGCATCTGAAAATCTATCTCTTTTCATAATTGAATGTtt is a window from the Microplitis demolitor isolate Queensland-Clemson2020A chromosome 4, iyMicDemo2.1a, whole genome shotgun sequence genome containing:
- the LOC128667576 gene encoding uncharacterized protein LOC128667576, whose protein sequence is MNYLMIIISVLFFCAIVHAQNSMNETENCLEICKNETIKHSIMKRDRFSDAYDGLLKLIKEIVDAISDIIKYTPEAAEDFLKEFINNALKSLQEKISPQDRK